From the Amycolatopsis thermoflava N1165 genome, one window contains:
- a CDS encoding type 1 glutamine amidotransferase, whose protein sequence is MTRLLVLQPDPSDPIGPLGDWLTAAGAELDLRRLPEDPLPGTLDGYQGLVCLGGGMNAEDDTKHPWLADVRAFLATAARTSLPTLAICLGAQLLAVATGGRVEPGESGPEVGAALVAKKDAAWTDPLFADLPLMQDVMHFHEDVITQLPRGAVLLASAPKYPNQAFRLHRCAYGIQFHIETTTQVVQAWADEAPQMAATRPASAFDTETLDRNHADIAEAWQPFATRFVRLAEGALESAPPASLPLT, encoded by the coding sequence ATGACGCGCCTCCTGGTCCTGCAGCCCGACCCGTCCGATCCGATCGGGCCCCTCGGCGACTGGCTCACCGCGGCCGGCGCGGAACTCGACCTCCGGCGCCTGCCCGAGGACCCGCTCCCCGGCACCCTCGACGGGTACCAGGGCCTCGTCTGCCTCGGCGGCGGAATGAACGCCGAAGACGACACCAAGCACCCCTGGCTCGCCGACGTCCGGGCGTTCCTCGCGACCGCGGCCCGCACGAGCCTGCCGACGCTCGCGATCTGTCTCGGCGCTCAGCTCCTCGCTGTCGCCACCGGTGGGCGCGTCGAGCCGGGCGAGTCCGGACCAGAGGTGGGGGCAGCGCTCGTCGCCAAGAAGGACGCAGCCTGGACCGATCCCCTCTTCGCCGACCTCCCGCTCATGCAGGACGTCATGCACTTCCACGAGGACGTCATCACCCAGCTGCCCCGTGGCGCCGTTCTGCTCGCATCCGCTCCCAAGTACCCCAACCAGGCCTTCCGGCTGCACCGCTGCGCCTACGGCATCCAGTTCCACATCGAGACCACCACCCAGGTCGTGCAGGCCTGGGCCGACGAGGCGCCCCAGATGGCGGCGACCCGCCCCGCGAGCGCGTTCGACACCGAAACTCTCGATCGCAACCACGCCGACATCGCCGAGGCCTGGCAGCCGTTTGCCACCAGGTTCGTCCGGCTGGCTGAAGGTGCCCTCGAGAGCGCCCCGCCGGCGTCCCTTCCGCTCACTTGA